One genomic segment of Mycoplasmopsis agalactiae PG2 includes these proteins:
- a CDS encoding large conductance mechanosensitive channel protein MscL: MFKKSVNDAWASVKRGNMLLLAIGVLIGASFNAVISSLANDVIMAAIASLFNVQAVSELKAGPVLIGKFLAALISFIIVALIIFLFLILYFLIKNAVEARKAKKNPPVVVVAAPTTDELILQELKKLNENIEELRRSQLK; this comes from the coding sequence ATGTTCAAAAAATCAGTAAACGATGCATGAGCATCAGTTAAACGTGGCAATATGCTACTATTAGCAATTGGTGTTTTAATTGGTGCTTCATTCAATGCAGTTATTAGCTCATTAGCAAACGATGTGATAATGGCTGCGATAGCTTCTTTATTCAATGTACAAGCAGTTTCTGAACTAAAAGCTGGCCCTGTTTTAATTGGGAAGTTCTTAGCAGCATTAATTTCATTTATCATTGTTGCTCTTATTATTTTCCTTTTCTTAATCCTTTATTTCTTGATTAAGAATGCAGTTGAAGCAAGAAAGGCTAAGAAGAATCCACCTGTTGTGGTTGTTGCTGCTCCAACAACAGATGAATTAATACTCCAAGAACTTAAGAAACTTAATGAAAACATTGAAGAATTAAGAAGAAGTCAATTAAAGTAG
- a CDS encoding nucleotide exchange factor GrpE has protein sequence MNMMNKGENVNKASEFKKTFDKGDILIVDIDAYSPKKELIEPFCTKDHELVLGKNNFLQNFDNKFLHNEIEPSYKFQLKIPKNHPNEKYRNQKLFFEVTLKNYEELTKQKALDTSEGENKSQEEINDDPLAKAQERILSLFVENEKLIKQNELLKILLEKEKEGPKAVVIPNELKKEVEQYALQKFFEEFVNYYSLYKVTSLSSEMQAELLDDPKLKAFSKGYRMITWQFDEMFKKYNFVELKPIEGEIFDPKYQKVNEQVIDDEFPSNTIINVHSSAYKLHDRILHVALVDTSVRSDDPQAKVLIEKLGDNAYHKTPGRLHTLREKVAETIAKNNSK, from the coding sequence ATGAATATGATGAATAAAGGAGAAAATGTGAATAAAGCTAGTGAATTTAAAAAAACTTTTGATAAAGGTGACATTTTAATAGTAGATATTGATGCATATTCTCCTAAAAAAGAGCTCATAGAGCCTTTTTGCACAAAGGATCATGAATTAGTTTTAGGAAAAAATAATTTTTTACAAAACTTTGATAATAAGTTTTTACACAATGAAATTGAGCCAAGTTACAAATTTCAATTAAAAATTCCTAAAAATCATCCTAATGAAAAATATAGAAATCAAAAACTCTTTTTTGAAGTTACTTTAAAAAACTATGAGGAGTTAACAAAACAAAAAGCATTAGATACAAGTGAGGGCGAAAACAAAAGCCAAGAAGAAATAAATGATGATCCATTAGCAAAAGCACAAGAAAGAATTCTTTCGCTTTTTGTAGAGAACGAAAAGCTTATTAAACAAAATGAGTTACTAAAAATTTTATTAGAAAAAGAAAAAGAAGGCCCAAAAGCGGTTGTTATCCCTAATGAATTAAAAAAAGAAGTTGAGCAATATGCATTGCAAAAGTTTTTTGAAGAATTTGTTAATTATTATAGTTTATACAAAGTAACTAGTTTAAGCTCAGAAATGCAGGCTGAATTACTTGATGATCCAAAATTAAAAGCTTTTTCTAAGGGCTATAGAATGATTACTTGACAATTTGATGAAATGTTTAAAAAATATAATTTTGTTGAACTTAAACCAATTGAAGGAGAGATTTTTGATCCTAAATATCAAAAAGTTAATGAACAAGTTATTGACGATGAATTTCCTTCAAATACTATAATTAACGTTCATTCGTCAGCATACAAGTTGCATGACAGAATTTTACATGTTGCTTTAGTTGACACAAGCGTTAGATCAGATGATCCACAGGCAAAAGTGTTAATTGAAAAATTAGGAGATAATGCGTATCATAAAACTCCTGGAAGGTTACACACTTTAAGAGAAAAAGTAGCGGAAACAATTGCTAAAAATAATAGTAAGTAA